The Lolium perenne isolate Kyuss_39 chromosome 6, Kyuss_2.0, whole genome shotgun sequence genome segment ATGACTGATACCCGTGCAGATGAGGCAGAACGTGGTATTACAATCAAATCCACTGGTATCTCTCTTTTCTATGAGATGACCGATGAATCACTTGCAAGTTACAAGGGGGAGAGGGATGGGAACGAATACCTGATCAACCTGATTGATTCACCTGGCCACGTTGACTTTTCTTCGGAAGTCACAGCTGCTCTTCGTATTACTGATGGAGCTTTGGTGGTTGTTGACTGTATTGAGGGTGTCTGTGTGCAGACTGAAACTGTACTGCGCCAGGCTCTTGGTGAGAGGATTAGACCTGTCCTGACTGTCAACAAGATGGACAGGTGTTTCCTTGAGCTTCAAGTGGATGGTGAGGAAGCCTATCAGACTTTCTCCCGCGTCATTGAAAATGCCAATGTCATCATGGCAACATATGAAGATGTGCTCCTTGGTGATGTCCAAGTGTACCCAGAGAAGGGGACTGTTGCATTCTCTGCTGGTTTGCACGGGTGGGCCTTTACCCTAACCAATTTTGCCAAGATGTATGCCTCCAAGTTTGGAGTTGATGAATCAAAGATGATGGAGAGGCTGTGGGGTGAGAACTTCTTTGACCCAGCCACAAAGAAATGGACGACAAAGAACACTGGCTCAGCCACCTGCAAGAGGGGTTTTGTTCAGTTCTGCTATGACCCCATCAAGCAAATCATTGAGATCTGCATGAATGATCAGAAGGATAAGTTGTGGCCTATGTTGAAGAAGCTTGGTATTACCATGAAGAATGATGAGAAGGACCTAATGGGCAAGCCTCTCATGAAGCGTGTCATGCAAACTTGGCTGCCTGCCAGTCGTGCTCTTCTTGAGATGATGGTGTATCACCTGCCCTCTCCCTCGAAGGCTCAGAGGTATCGTGTTGAGAACTTGTACGAGGGCCCTCTTGATGATGTATATGCAAATGCTATCAGAAACTGTGACCCTGACGGTCCTCTTATGCTCTACGTTTCCAAGATGATTCCAGCATCTGACAAGGGCAGATTCTTTGCCTTTGGCCGTGTTTTTGCTGGGAAGATTGCAACTGGCATGAAGGTCCGTATCATGGGTCCCAACTTTGTTCCTGGCCAGAAGAAAGATCTCTACACGAAGAGTGTCCAGCGTACTGTTATCTGGATGGGAAAGAAACAAGAGTCCGTGGAGGATGTTCCTTGCGGTAACACTGTTGCTTTGGTTGGTTTGGATCAGTTCATCACGAAGAATGCGACCCTGACAGGCGAGAAGGAAGTTGATGCCTGTCCAATCAGAGCAATGAAGTTCTCTGTGTCCCCTGTTGTGCGTGTTGCTGTTCAGTGCAAGGTGGCCTCTGATCTACCTAAACTTGTTGAAGGTTTGAAGCGTCTGGCCAAGTCTGATCCTATGGTCCTATGCTCTATTGAGGAGTCTGGTGAGCATATCATTGCTGGAGCTGGCGAGCTTCACCTTGAGATTTGCTTGAAGGATCTGCAGGATGACTTCATGGGTGGTGCTGAAATTATTGTTTCCCCTCCTGTTGTCTCCTTCCGTGAGACTGTTATGGACAAGTCATGCCGTACTGTTATGAGCAAGTCCCCAAACAAGCACAACAGGCTCTACATGGAGGCTCGCCCGTTGGAGGAGGGATTGCCTGAGGCGATTGATGAAGGACGCATTGGCCCACGTGATGATCCTAAGGTGCGCTCCCAGATCCTCTCTCAGGAGTTTGGGTGGGACAAGGATCTTGCCAAGAAGATTTGGTGCTTTGGACCTGAGACCACCGGCCCGAACATGGTTGTTGACATGTGTAAGGGAGTGCAGTACCTGAATGAGATCAAGGACTCTGTTGTTGCTGGCTTCCAGTGGGCATCGAAGGAAGGTGCACTGGCTGACGAGAACATGCGCGGCATCTGCTTTGAGGTCTGTGATGTTGTTCTCCACACTGACGCTATTCACAGGGGTGGTGGCCAGGTTATCCCAACGGCCAGGAGGGTCATTTTTGCCTCCCAGCTCACTGCTAAGCCAAGGCTGCTGGAGCCGGTGTACCTGGTTGAGATCCAGGCCCCGGAGAATGCACTTGGTGGCATTTATGGCGTTCTGAACCAGAAGAGAGGGCACGTGTTTGAGGAGATGCAGAGGCCAGGTACCCCACTGTACAACATCAAGGCTTACCTCCCTGTCATCGAGTCATTTGGTTTCTCGGCCACCCTCAGGGCCGCCACATCTGGCCAGGCTTTCCCTCAGTGCGTGTTTGACCATTGGGAGGTGATGAATTCTGATCCTCTGGAGGCCGACTCTCAGTCTGCGAACCTTGTGAAGGAAATCCGCAAGAGGAAGGGGCTCAAGGAACAGATGACTCCTCTGTCTGATTTCGAGGACAAGCTCTAAGTTTTGGTCATTATACCTTACCTGCTCTACTTGTCCTTATTGTTTAAGAGCTCTGCTATATATTGTGCTTTGTTTCCGTTGCGTTGTCTAAGTGTGTGAGCACATCGAAAGACATGGTACTGTGCTGCTGGTATTAAATTTTGCCGTTTGTCGTGAACTCGTGATGTAGTAAGAGATATGGAATTTGCAGTTATTATACTGGTAGTTATTACTACTGTCCTGTGTTTGCATTTGTGTTTGATGTTTCATCGCTATCATTATTGTGTTTTGATAGTTCCCTATATCTAGCAGTTATACTGGTTATGTGATGTTTAAATTCTAGCATTGTGAACACTGTTTTTGCCTCTTTTTTTGGACCTGCTGTTTTTGCCTACTGATAGATCTTCAGCTGTCCTACTTAAAAGAAAAAATGTCAATTTTTGTTAATCTGTTGTTACTTGTTACCTACTATAGGGAACAATAGGGCAAAAGTAAAAAACTAGTGTGGCAAAAACAAAATATTTCTGGAACACTACGCAACAAGCAATCCCATGCTCAAGTGGCTGTTTTTAGTTCGTGTCACATGAGCGGTTGATGCTGAGTTCGTCCTCAGGCGATCTGTCTGAGATCCGGACTAGGCGACCACCCTCTGGTCTTCTGCTTGTCGTGCTGAATCTCCTGATAAAAAACTAGTGTGGCAAAAACAAAATATTTCTGGAACACTACGCAACAAGCAATCCCATGCTCAAGTGGCTGTTTTTAGTTCGTGTCACATGAGCGGTTGATGCTGAGTTCGTCCTCAGGCGATCTGTCTGAGATCCGGACTAGGCGACCACCCTCTGGTCTTCTGCTTGTCGTGCTGAATCTCCTGAATCTCATCTCTATCTCTACTAATAGAAGATCCAGAGGATCTGATCCAAGCAATGTTAGCCGGTTAACCAACCTATCCAACGCTCCACACCGTCTCCGTGTTTAACGGGAGCGGACAACTCTAAACATTATTATTTTTCCCACTAACTCACAATTAGTCGATTAGCGAAGGAACCGTTCCCAAACATCAACGTCGCCATCCCGTCGCCGCAGCACTCGTTGTCCCACCAGGCCACCATTGCCGCCCTACCGCCGCAGCCCATCGGCCTCCCCTCGGCTGACTGGAAATCCGCCGAGCAACAGCGCGCCATCCCCAACGCCGGCCTCGCCCCCAACACCACAACCCTCCCAGGATCCCGCCATCCAACTCGAATTCCGTCCGCAACAGCACCGCGATAGCCTACACGGGAGGCCCTCGCCCTGCACGCCGGGAAGGGAGGCCGAACTGCAAGCAGACACTCGCGCCGCCTTGCACTCCAGGAAGCGAGGCCGGCCTACAGGACACATCCCCTGCACGCCGTGCTTTCTTCAGGTTTGGCGTCTTCAGTTTGAACGAAAACATCGCCATCAGATATCTCTTCTCATATAATTAGACTTCAGAGGCAAAAGACAACTACATACAGAACAATACTTGGTAACTGTAAATGGACTGAACTTCGGACATAAGTTAAGATTTGAGAGAGAAATGCTGAAGATGACTAAAAAATTGTTCTTAACTTATGCAATGATGTAGTTACATGGCAATATGGCATACAACTCTTAACTGCATGTCACCTGTTTGAAAGAATGTACGCAAGAGATTAATGATATATGACATTGTGGGTTCTATCTTCTGATTCTTATTGTATGGATGTCTTCAAGGAGATAAAGGACTGACATTATTACTACATTGTTATTACAGAAAATTAATCAAGTTATCTCAAGGAGCTGATGTATTGGTGCTGTGTGAACCGAACTGATGCCAGGATGTCAAACTCCAACGTCAGAATGTGTGTGCAATTCAGACCACTCATCCATAAATAGAGAAAGGTTGATGGTCAAAATGCTTGCTTCAAGAAACTGGACCAGGAGTCTTTTGTTTTCAAGGTTTGGACACTCTTCTGCCTTTAGCTCTGTGACGATATGCGGAACATACATAAATGTTCATGTGCAGTTCTTTGTGAGATGCACATCGTTTGTTGTGTGGCCCCTTATGTTTGATTAATATCCTGCTTTGTATGCCCTTCCCAACTACATAATAATATGATAGGTATTAGTAGAAACGAAACCTCTAGATAATAAAGCGTGGAACAAATGTCTTTTCCGTAATTCCTTTTGTTGCCCATATATTACTCATGGGAAATCCCTGTGAGTTTGTTGGCACGATATTTGTGTTTCCTCATGCTTGCTTAGTGCCTTTTCTGACAGTGCTCATTGTTGCACGTTTTGATTCTTTGTATTTCTTTCTAAATATCGTGTTAGGCCAGAAGATGTTTTACTGAATTTACAGAGTCCGCTGCTTAGGGAATTAAATCTGCTGAATGAAGATGGCAGCAATTATCTACCGTGTGTTTTCAACATCCTTGAACTGGTCTAGGAGATGGGTTCTATTATTTTGACAATTTTCTTCTCATTAAGAGAATATTGgttaaattaaaaagaaaattcAGAATCTGAAAAATGTAGAAAAGTTGTGTGCTTGTTCAAAACTTGAAGCGCAAGGATTATTAGTGAAGAAAAAGCAGAGCTAGCAAAATTGATTTCAGAGAGCTAGATCATGATCTATAGAATGATGAGTATCCTTGCATGCAGAAATTTAAAGAAGGGTACAGAAAGCCCCCGGGATATCCTAAGCGTCCGGCGGACAGGATCCGGCTCCACCATTTCACCGTTCCATCCGCCCCAATTACTGATCGGTAGAACATAAATCATGCTCCTCCTTGTGTCGTCCTCTCCCCAGATCTATCTCATGGTACAGTACTAGCGGCCGTCCCTCCGCGTGTAGCGTGGTGTGTCACCGATGGTGTGCTGCTGCGTGCTAGGCTTATCGCTCGCCTCTTCGAAAGAGGGAGTCTGTGCCGCTTCCCAACCTTTTCCAGCTTGTGTTTGGTGGTGGCGTGCAACCGCCTCAAGGTACCCTTATGAACACAGATAACGTGTGTTCCATTTTAATTTGTAAAAAATGTATTCTACCTGATTGCTTGTTCTATAATTAAAAATTTCCACCCGCAGCAATCGAAGCATTATGGATCAGCCAGTGGCCTGCAGCTACTGGTGCTAAGGCTGAAGACACGAGCGTTTCGTGTGCAGGTGACTGATCCCAATGGGTAATGAAATTATTAAGTGCCGTAGCTTAGGatatttggatttttttttttctgttgtttgcaTAAGCCGCTACCATGCATCCATGTCATTTTCTAATTGATCAGCTAATCAATTTTTGTGTTGAGTGTAGCATCCTTTTGGCCCTAGAAATGTATTGGTGTCCTCTCAGAGTCATGTTTCATATGTACAAACAGTGATATGTATGTCTCCGGCCTTGGCATGCACAATATGAGTTGTGATTGAGCAATCAGCCATAAGCCTCTAACTTGGCATGGGTGCGGCATAATTTTCATATTGAGTGCATTCACTTGCTTGGCAAGTCATCACTTGATTAAAAATAGTGTCCCATTACATAGATCATAGCCAAGGCAGATATGATTTTGGCATTTTCTCTAAGGCTCTCACAAAGTCACGTTGCCATGTGGATGTGTGAAATGGGGATGTCTGCTATCCAAGATAGTTAATGTCCTGTGATTACTATCTGGCTGCATAATATTACTGCTCTAAGTGGGCTGCCTTTTTGAACTTATACATGTCTCTAGCAGTTTTAGGTGAGAACTGCATTTGGCTGTTTGCACTTGAGGTTATAGTTTCTCATTGATTTTTCTTACTATCCTGCTAGGTGTTTGTTTATTCAGCAGTATTTTGAACTATATTTTTTACAATGCAGTTAATAAGAGAGAGATGGCAGAAAGGACGAGTGCCCTATTGGAATTGTTCCCCAATATGAATGATGAATGCTTCATGATGTATGAGATTTAGGGAGCCTTAAATAGGGAGCTTTGTTTTAGGTGATTTATGGCTACCA includes the following:
- the LOC127334645 gene encoding elongation factor 2 encodes the protein MVKFTAEELRRIMDKKNNIRNMSVIAHVDHGKSTLTDSLVAAAGIIAQEVAGDVRMTDTRADEAERGITIKSTGISLFYEMTDESLASYKGERDGNEYLINLIDSPGHVDFSSEVTAALRITDGALVVVDCIEGVCVQTETVLRQALGERIRPVLTVNKMDRCFLELQVDGEEAYQTFSRVIENANVIMATYEDVLLGDVQVYPEKGTVAFSAGLHGWAFTLTNFAKMYASKFGVDESKMMERLWGENFFDPATKKWTTKNTGSATCKRGFVQFCYDPIKQIIEICMNDQKDKLWPMLKKLGITMKNDEKDLMGKPLMKRVMQTWLPASRALLEMMVYHLPSPSKAQRYRVENLYEGPLDDVYANAIRNCDPDGPLMLYVSKMIPASDKGRFFAFGRVFAGKIATGMKVRIMGPNFVPGQKKDLYTKSVQRTVIWMGKKQESVEDVPCGNTVALVGLDQFITKNATLTGEKEVDACPIRAMKFSVSPVVRVAVQCKVASDLPKLVEGLKRLAKSDPMVLCSIEESGEHIIAGAGELHLEICLKDLQDDFMGGAEIIVSPPVVSFRETVMDKSCRTVMSKSPNKHNRLYMEARPLEEGLPEAIDEGRIGPRDDPKVRSQILSQEFGWDKDLAKKIWCFGPETTGPNMVVDMCKGVQYLNEIKDSVVAGFQWASKEGALADENMRGICFEVCDVVLHTDAIHRGGGQVIPTARRVIFASQLTAKPRLLEPVYLVEIQAPENALGGIYGVLNQKRGHVFEEMQRPGTPLYNIKAYLPVIESFGFSATLRAATSGQAFPQCVFDHWEVMNSDPLEADSQSANLVKEIRKRKGLKEQMTPLSDFEDKL